From the Lathyrus oleraceus cultivar Zhongwan6 chromosome 3, CAAS_Psat_ZW6_1.0, whole genome shotgun sequence genome, the window CTGCATAATATGTGACACATGAGTAGTTGCACCCGAATCTAGCCACCAAGTATTATTTGGTACTTCAATAAGATTTGGTTCAAAATTTATGCAAACATAAAACATACCTTTCTTTTCGAACCACATCTTTCTTTTAGGACAATCATTTTTGAAGTGTCTGTTCTCTTTGCAGAAATAACACTTCTTCTCCTTTTGGACTCCGCCCTTATTAATCTTTAAAGGAGCTTTTCCCTTCTTCTTGTCCTTCTTGTCGGGTTTGACCTTACTGCAACTAGCTCCATCATGAGTTGTGAGATGAATATAATGATCTTTCATTTTCTTTAGCCTCCCTTCTTCTTGAACCAACATGGCCTTTATTTCTTGAAAGTTCCATTTTTCTTTGATGATGTTGTAATTCACCTGGAACTGACCAAACTCAAGAGGAAGCGAGTTAATGGTAAACTGTACAAGAAAAGATTCATTCACATTCATACCTAATGACTTCAACTTTGCGGCCAAATTTCCCATTTGAGTCACATGATCATGAATGGGTTGAGACCATTCAAACTTTTTAGTCGTCAACTCACTCATCAAATTCCCCATAATAAATTTGTCCGTGATTTTAGAATTTGAATACTTTTTCACATTTTTCATAAATTCCCTTGTATTTTCAGTGTTGGGTATAAATGGTTTAACATTTTCAGCCATTTTCATTCTCATCAAGTTCAAAGACAACCTGTTGGATCTTTCTCAAGCCTCAAAAAGAGACCTTTCATCTTCCGTATTGTCCTCCGTAATGGTTGCGGGCTTCTCATCCATTATCAATGCCATGTCGAAGTCCATAACACCCAGTTGAAACTGGATCTTTTCAGGCCAATCAGCATAGTTAAGCCCATTGAACTTTGTCATTGCATTTCCCAAGGTAAACATATTAGTAGCAACTACAAACATTTAAAACACGCTCATATGTTAATGCTTTGATTAACTTTCATAGATTCAAACTAATCATCATTAAACATGTATCAAAGTTCACCTTTGGGTGATGCATAAGTACATTTCAATAAAATAAATCGATGCTAAATGAACATACTTTAATGAAGAATTAATCAAACTCATAATAACATGCATGTCTATCTTTGGATATATAAGCAACGAGTATGTTAAAAAAACGCTTTAATTTCATTAATTATAAATCATGATCCACCTTTGGATGATCTATATGTgttttataataataattatcATTTAACATAGACATGTTATCCATATAGCATCAAATCAAAATTCATTTCCATATTTAGAATTGTAAACTTTAATGTATTTGACCACTTGATGATTAACAAATTCTAATATAATAATTCAAAAATAAACAATACACTATTTTAAAACATTAGCATTTAAAAGAAAATTAACATGGCAATCTTGCAAGTTGCAAGTCAATTAAACTAAGATATGCACATAAAAGAATACATATTGAAAATATAACAGAACCATTAAAATTACATGTTATACATAAAGTTTCTGTGTATATGAGTGGATTGATACTGTACCAGTTTTATACCAAGTTACTGTACGAGCATGTGCATAACAGAGAATTAAAAGTCAATCGTCAAATTGTTATATTATTAATGCGATGCCGGCACAGTTCCTCTTAACATTTTCAATGTACATTTGCATATATCTCAATATAAAATGAAACCAAGTCAATTAAATGATTGTTGATGAAAATATTCATAATAATATCATCCAAAATGATAAACACTTTTATGTACATTAACAAAGCAACAATGCAGTGTGATAACAAAAACATTATTATATTAATCATTACTAGAAAATCAATCATTACTGGAAAATCATAATATCAGTAACCAGATTCTGATACCAACTGTTAGCAAAACTTCATGTTTTGGTACTTGATATCATGATTTTCACACTGTTCcaatttttttatgaaaaatagTAGCTGATTCTTGTCTGGTTCTCAATCTTGTTTTTAATAGTTCTCTCATATCTTCCTTCTTTCTTATGTGTATCTTTTGATGATGAAGATACTTTTGTATGTTTGTGAGAAAAATGAGAAGGAATGAGAAAAGGTACTGTTGTTTTTACAAAGGTCCCTATTTATAGTTATCTTACTCTGACAAACACATTTCATTCCAAGAGACATGTCCCAACATCCATGAAAAGACAGAAGAGGGATTtaaattttgaatttcaaaataaaacCTCATTGGCTTAATTATCCATCAGCACAAATAATCATCACATTAGAGTATCATTTATTTAAGTCAAACTTTTAATTACATGAGTCAtaattattaataaattaatcCAATGTTGTACCCATAATAACATAATCAAGGACCTTGAGAATCAATGTCGTTTTAGTTCGAAGTGGTCAATCAAAGTCATCAAAACCTTGAGAATCAACCTTGTTTAATTGAACCCCTAATAACATAATCAAGGACAATGAATGAATCAATGAACACCAAATTACGAATGATAAATCGGGTCTCTCTCTCTCTATGTGTTAATGTGATAATTCTTGACAGTGATGATCTGCTTTTTCATTATTTAGGTTTTGTTGGATTGTGATTTTTTTTCCGGGAAATTGAACGACCCGGTTTGGGTCGTTTGATTTCCCAAACCTGTGTTTTTAAGACTCTCACATGTTTTTCCCAAAATTTTCTAAATCAATTGATTTTCCGTAATTTTccttcatatatatatatatatatatatatatatatatatatatatatatatatatatatatatatatatatatatatttaagaTGTTTTACAAGAAAAACCACTTTTGACAAAAATCTCAAACTGGAAAAGccttttttttgaaaaaaattgaaatttttgGGAAAATCAAAAATCGGTCAAGAGGGATTTATGGCCCCGCCGAGGTGGCAGCCACGGTGGCAACCGGGCTGCACTGGTAAGACGGAGGCCGACGATCGCGGTCATCATAGTCGTACAACGGTGTCGCAAGACAACGGTCAGAGAGTCACGTCATGTTTCGGTGAAGTCAGTGGTGGAGTAGCCGCGCACATTTAAGGCTCCTCAGGAAATATGTGGTAATCGACATGAATTTGCACGCACGTTGTGAAGTGAAATTTATGTAGAAACTGGTCATAATGGCTTCAATAAATATTAATTAACATGAACATTTCATTGATGTGACGTGTACAAGGTGAAAAGTGTCAGaataatttcaaaaataccaTTTTTCTTCCATTCGATCATGATCGAAAGTGGCCTTTTAGGGGTATATGTTGACGTGGGATTTTCTGCCTAGTAGAAAAACCAAGTCAATAATGCATTTTTGGTGAAATACTAAGTGTAAGAAGTGATTGACAAGGGTCAATAGTGATGACATGTCGACTAGATGTTCTTGACTGACATTTTGAGATGTTAGTTTGGAAAAATCTCAAGGAAAAGTCTTGAGAAATTGGTTAAAGATTCTCAGGAGTAGACCTAAGTGATTACTCGACACCATGTCGAGGGAGGACTCGTCGACAGACTTTAAATACTTAGAAGATTAAGGAAACTAAAGATAAAGGGCTTTATGCGCTCATTGATTGTCTTCATCGAGCAAGCAATTACGTCTAAGCAGTTAGAGAATATGGGATAATGGTTTCAACCATTTTTAAAGCCTTAATAATGTGGCAAGACGTGGAGACAAGAGTTGCATGCATTCAAATGACATGTCAATATCTAGAGATATGGTTATTTGAggattttgtttttaaaaaagtgattattttaaagaaaaaaatcTCATAACAATATTGACATATATATTTAAGATTTTTACACTCATATTTTTAGAGGATATCGGTCCCACGATTTTAATATGTGTAATATAGAGGTATCAATTTAAAGGGCAGAGACCTAACTTTTAAGTCCCAAAAAATATTGAGGAcccaaaattttaaaaataagTAAATCCTAAAATTTTTAGGCCCTCAACTAGAGACACATAAAATTTAAGTAGGCCTCAAGGTTCCAACATTTTCAAAAAACAAAAATCTATGTTTTTTTCTAAAAcaattgaatttttttatttaaaaaaaattaatttttttccaaaaataatcgacttttttatttttgaaaaaaatgactcttttttttcgaaaaaaattgcctttttttaatattcattttatttttgcttttttatttaaaaaaaatcaatttttttttttaaaaaactttgagtatttttttttttgaaaacttgACTCTTTTTTTTCTCGGAAAAAgtcatttttttttaattttgaaaatttgGATTTTTTTATTTTTCGAAAAAATTggtttttttctattttcttaaaaaatctacttatattttcataaaatgactattttttctttttgaaaaaaattaattatttttattttcaaataaaatgtttttttttagaaaaaaatgatttttataattaaaaaaaaatcaactttcttttatttttgaaaaaatatcattttttttgtttttgaaaaatcaattttttattattttaaaaataaaaaataaaagacTAACTTAATTACAAGTTCCTTCATATAATAGGAAACCTATTTTTTGTACACCATTTTATAAATTTTATAGATTTAATACATAaattattcaataaatttaaaaaattaattgtctcttatataaaataataaagttagtatttaaaataaaaaagtattttttaaatactttttgtttttaaaaaaatatttttaaaagttacttttcaaaaatatttattttattactCCTTTTATCTCATAATAAACATCTTATTTGAGTTCTGTAGGATTCttaagaaaataataaaataaattgatTTTAATAATAAAACTAATATCATTTATTAAAATACtttatttattataattaatagattagttaaaaataataaaaattaataaataaagaTATAGTTATGAAAAGAGTATTTAATATTGTATCGATATTCGAAAGAAATATTTATCTTAAAATATAAAAGAAGTGTAAATGAAATGTTAAAAAAGAGGAAGAAGTATAAAAAAGTtacaatattttattttaaacaaattaaattttgattgactccataaaaaaaacaaaaatattagGAGACTTAAAAATAAGGTCTAAGAAATACTAGTAGggggaaaagaaaaaaaaagagggCATTTTAGTGTGTGCAGTGCACTCTTGATAGTCATTTACGTATTCTAGAATATTTTGTCTCTATTATCATTTATGCATGTAAGCCCAAACCACACCATGGTCACATTAAATTGTGATATCATGCTAGATGTCACCTTCATCAAAATAGAGAGTTGATGGAGTGGAGAGAAGGTTTAGCTCTATGTCACCTTCATCAAAATATACTAGTATGAAATAGTAACTGAATCACTTATGAATAACTTATGGGACGCATGGAGTATTACATTACTTTTCCTATACAATACCCACCCGTATATATTTAGTCACAATTTCACAATTTAACAATAATAAAATCATAACTTTTCTGCTTGCCAACATTTGAATATTCATTTCCTCTTAATAGTTACAACAATGTTTCAACTTGAAGTGCTTCTTCCATATCTCTTGCCTGTTCTCTCGTTAATGCTTCCCATAATACTATTCTTAACAAAACCAAACAAGAAACAAAAACCACTTTCTTCATCTTCAACCAACAACAACACCACCACCATCCCAAAATCATACCCACTTATCGGCTCTTACTTATCTTTCAGAAACAACTTACACCGCCTCATCCAATGGCTGTCCGACATCGTCCAAATCTCCCCCTCCGCCACTTTCCAGCTCGACGGCACCCTAGGTAGTCGCCAAATCTTCACCGGAAACCCATCCATAGTTCAACACATTCTCAAAAACCAATTCTCCAATTACCAAAAAGGCACATTCTTCACAAAAACCCTCTCCGATTTCCTAGGAACCGGAATCTTCAACACCAACGGCCAGAACTGGAAGTTCCAAAGACAAGTCGCAATCCACGAATTCAACACGAAATCAATCCGTAATTTTGTCGAACACATAGTCTACAGGGAACTCACCAACCGTTTAATCCCGATCCTCACTTCATCAACCCAAACAAACAAAATCCTCGACTTCCAAGACATTCTCCAACGTTTCACTTTCGACAACATCTGCAATCTCGCTTTTGGTTACGATCCAGAGTATCTAACACCCTCAACCAACACATCGAAATTCGCACAAGCATACGAAGATGCAACCAAAATAAGCAGTAAACGTTTCCGTTTACCGTTACCAATCATatggaaaataaaaaaatacTTCAACATAGGTTCGGAGAAGCGTCTCAAAGAAGCAATAACAGAAGTACGAGGTTTCGCGAAAAAACTAGTAAGAGAAAAGAAACGAGAGTTAGAAGAAAATTCATCGCTTGAAACAGAAGACATGTTATCACGGTTCTTAAGTTCGGGTCATTCGGATGAAGATTTTGTTGCTGATATAGTAATAAGTTTTATCTTAGCGGGTAAAGATTCAACTTCAGCTGCATTAACGTGGTTTTTCTGGCTACTATGGAAGAATCCACGTGTTGAGGAGGAGATTGTGAAGGAAGTGAATGAAAAATCTGAGTCATTGGTTTATGATGAAGTGAAGGAAATGGTTTATACTCACGCTGCGTTGAGCGAGAGTATGAGATTGTATCCACCTATACCGATGGATAGTAAGGAGGCGATAAAAGACGATGTTTTACCGGATGGGAGGGTTGTGAAGAAAGGGACAATTGTGACTTATCATGTTTATGCAATGGGGAGGATGAAGAGTTTGTGGGGTGATGATTG encodes:
- the LOC127126304 gene encoding cytochrome P450 94A1, whose product is MFQLEVLLPYLLPVLSLMLPIILFLTKPNKKQKPLSSSSTNNNTTTIPKSYPLIGSYLSFRNNLHRLIQWLSDIVQISPSATFQLDGTLGSRQIFTGNPSIVQHILKNQFSNYQKGTFFTKTLSDFLGTGIFNTNGQNWKFQRQVAIHEFNTKSIRNFVEHIVYRELTNRLIPILTSSTQTNKILDFQDILQRFTFDNICNLAFGYDPEYLTPSTNTSKFAQAYEDATKISSKRFRLPLPIIWKIKKYFNIGSEKRLKEAITEVRGFAKKLVREKKRELEENSSLETEDMLSRFLSSGHSDEDFVADIVISFILAGKDSTSAALTWFFWLLWKNPRVEEEIVKEVNEKSESLVYDEVKEMVYTHAALSESMRLYPPIPMDSKEAIKDDVLPDGRVVKKGTIVTYHVYAMGRMKSLWGDDWAEFRPERWLEKDEVNGKWVFVGRDSYSYPVFQAGPRICLGKEMAFMQMKRMVAGIVGKFKVVPEAHLAEEPGFISFLTSKMEGGFPVTIQKRDSLQHSH